A DNA window from Polynucleobacter sp. AP-Titi-500A-B4 contains the following coding sequences:
- a CDS encoding formylglycine-generating enzyme family protein yields the protein MQRKTLFVVALLVMVLCSYFIWSGFFSKPQQAILEIRLGDGVNGPKGMAWIPGGEFLMGSDHKKSQANERPTHKVKVSGFWMDTTHVTNDQFGQFVKETNYKTTAEQVPDWETIRVQLPLGTPKPPASVMVPGAMVFVGTKAKVNLNDYSQWWAYVPGANWKHPSGPNSNIDGKGNHPVVQVSYEDALAYAKWAGKRLPTEAEWEFAARGGLNQATYVWGDQLEQEGKLPANIWDVKKQAFPVISPKAGGAMGTSSAGTFPQNGYGLFDMTGNAWQWVADWYRADYFAMQAKQYGDSMIINPQGPSDSYDPDDYGVPPNAPKRAIRGGSFLCNEDYCQSYRPSARRGADPFSPMSHLGFRLAKDAAK from the coding sequence ATGCAGCGCAAGACATTATTTGTAGTGGCGCTATTAGTAATGGTGTTGTGCTCTTATTTCATTTGGAGCGGGTTCTTTTCAAAACCCCAGCAAGCGATTCTAGAAATCCGCCTTGGCGATGGTGTTAACGGCCCCAAAGGAATGGCATGGATTCCTGGCGGTGAATTTTTAATGGGCAGTGATCACAAGAAATCTCAAGCGAATGAAAGGCCTACTCATAAGGTGAAGGTATCTGGTTTTTGGATGGACACTACTCACGTCACCAATGATCAATTTGGACAATTTGTTAAAGAGACGAATTACAAAACGACTGCAGAACAAGTTCCTGATTGGGAAACAATTCGTGTTCAACTTCCGCTGGGAACTCCTAAGCCACCTGCTTCAGTCATGGTTCCTGGCGCTATGGTTTTTGTTGGCACGAAAGCTAAAGTGAATCTCAATGATTACTCACAATGGTGGGCATATGTTCCCGGCGCAAATTGGAAGCATCCAAGCGGACCCAATAGCAATATTGATGGCAAAGGAAATCATCCCGTTGTTCAAGTGAGTTATGAAGATGCTTTAGCCTATGCTAAATGGGCAGGCAAACGATTGCCTACAGAGGCAGAGTGGGAATTTGCTGCTCGTGGCGGTTTAAATCAGGCTACTTATGTCTGGGGTGATCAGCTAGAGCAAGAAGGAAAATTACCAGCCAATATTTGGGATGTGAAGAAGCAGGCTTTCCCGGTAATTAGTCCTAAGGCTGGTGGTGCAATGGGTACAAGTTCAGCCGGAACCTTTCCTCAAAATGGTTATGGTCTATTTGATATGACTGGTAATGCTTGGCAGTGGGTTGCTGATTGGTACCGTGCAGATTACTTTGCGATGCAGGCAAAACAATATGGCGATAGTATGATCATTAATCCCCAAGGGCCCAGTGATTCTTATGATCCTGATGATTATGGCGTTCCACCTAATGCTCCAAAAAGAGCTATTCGTGGCGGATCATTTTTATGCAACGAAGATTATTGCCAATCCTATCGTCCAAGCGCACGCCGAGGGGCAGATCCATTTAGCCCAATGTCGCATTTAGGTTTTCGGTTGGCAAAAGATGCTGCGAAGTAA
- a CDS encoding transporter: MSLFSSQLVLADEGGVPFWMSGQYASMAAVPMATGWSLVAMPYVYSGNADKSKTFQHGTSLNAGLSARESLVLMQLGYVAEEKILGGQPYIGVGWGPGTNTTSASVSVVNPSTQLNRSNTSNGSTDIYPLASLTWNQGNNNFKTYITGDIPVGAYSSTSLSSIGIGHAAMDAGGGYTYLNNTTGLEFSGVLGATYNWMNTQTNYKNGIDSHLDWSVSQFVSQNWQVGIAGYGYYQLTADSGSGDRVGAFKSRIAAVGPQIGYLFNIGKNQAYINLRAYKEFWAQNRVEGYATIATISIPLGK, encoded by the coding sequence ATGAGCTTATTTTCATCACAATTAGTATTGGCAGATGAAGGTGGCGTTCCCTTTTGGATGTCTGGTCAATATGCCAGTATGGCCGCAGTTCCTATGGCAACGGGATGGTCTCTAGTAGCAATGCCGTATGTGTATAGCGGTAACGCAGATAAGTCAAAAACATTTCAACATGGCACCAGTCTGAATGCTGGCTTAAGCGCTCGTGAGTCATTGGTTTTGATGCAGTTGGGGTATGTGGCCGAAGAAAAAATTCTCGGTGGGCAGCCCTATATCGGAGTAGGTTGGGGTCCAGGCACCAATACCACTTCTGCTTCAGTAAGCGTTGTTAATCCAAGTACACAATTGAATCGCTCAAATACTAGCAATGGAAGTACTGATATCTATCCATTGGCTAGCTTGACCTGGAACCAAGGAAATAATAATTTCAAGACTTATATTACGGGTGATATTCCAGTGGGCGCCTATAGCTCAACTAGCTTATCCAGTATTGGTATTGGGCATGCAGCGATGGATGCAGGTGGCGGCTATACCTATCTCAATAACACTACAGGCCTAGAATTTTCTGGAGTACTAGGCGCAACTTATAACTGGATGAATACTCAAACCAATTACAAGAATGGCATTGATTCACACCTAGACTGGTCTGTCTCCCAATTTGTGTCGCAAAACTGGCAAGTGGGTATTGCAGGATATGGCTATTACCAGCTAACGGCAGACTCAGGAAGTGGAGATAGAGTCGGCGCCTTTAAATCCCGCATAGCAGCGGTCGGGCCGCAAATTGGATACCTGTTTAACATTGGCAAAAATCAGGCGTACATCAACTTACGAGCCTATAAAGAGTTTTGGGCGCAAAATCGGGTTGAAGGGTATGCAACGATTGCGACCATCAGCATCCCATTAGGAAAATAG
- a CDS encoding arylsulfatase yields the protein MFLKRMLIGMLAISISAPVVFAQQTSSANQKKPNVVFILADNVGYGDMGPYGGGELRGAPTPRTEELAKSGVKLTQYLVEPACTPSRAALMTGQYSIRNGLSLVAETGTPSTLPGKAYTMGKLFKDAGYATAIFGKWHLGASPQSLPGAHGFDQYYGLPPDVSWDSATYVAQAIQTHSYPNVSEKVLYEKGPWISQQKGNGPLQRVKPFTMEVRAEIDNELTEKSIAFMKQENAAGKPFFLYLPFSMGHSPNLSSKQFAGKSRIGQYGDKLMEGDYHVGQIMDALKEMNIEDNTILVFASDNGSTGQYMMTYDRLGLGAPDMGSNGPFRGDLGEATEGAVRTFCFIRWPGHIAPNTTSYSMFSTMDFMPTFAAILGAKLPTDRAIDGVNQLDMLTGKSKTGNRESLISFIGADLVAVRWKQWRMYFRDMNRTGTGQQMLGGIAANSVPMYYPKIYNIEMDPHEDLQLVNYESISVNAFKLIQEYLASVKKFPNPPPANLTNFSQR from the coding sequence ATGTTTTTAAAACGAATGCTGATTGGAATGTTAGCTATTTCAATTTCTGCGCCTGTAGTATTTGCGCAGCAAACCTCTTCAGCAAACCAAAAGAAACCAAACGTTGTTTTCATTCTTGCGGATAACGTAGGCTATGGCGACATGGGGCCTTATGGTGGTGGCGAGTTACGAGGCGCTCCTACACCACGCACTGAAGAATTAGCCAAGAGTGGGGTGAAGCTGACCCAGTATTTGGTAGAGCCAGCATGTACACCATCTCGTGCTGCATTGATGACGGGTCAATACTCCATTCGTAATGGTTTGTCACTGGTTGCTGAGACAGGTACTCCTAGTACCTTGCCAGGCAAGGCCTACACAATGGGTAAATTGTTCAAAGATGCAGGTTATGCAACCGCAATTTTTGGAAAATGGCATTTAGGCGCATCACCGCAGAGCTTACCTGGCGCTCATGGGTTTGATCAGTATTACGGTTTACCACCGGATGTCTCTTGGGACTCTGCCACCTACGTTGCACAAGCTATACAAACACACTCTTATCCAAATGTATCCGAAAAAGTTTTATATGAAAAGGGTCCTTGGATTAGCCAGCAAAAAGGAAATGGACCGCTACAGCGTGTGAAGCCATTTACGATGGAAGTCAGAGCAGAGATTGATAATGAATTGACTGAAAAATCAATTGCATTCATGAAGCAGGAAAATGCAGCTGGTAAGCCATTCTTCTTGTATCTTCCATTCTCGATGGGTCACTCACCGAATCTTTCTTCAAAGCAGTTCGCTGGAAAGTCTCGCATTGGTCAGTATGGAGACAAATTGATGGAAGGCGATTATCACGTTGGCCAAATCATGGATGCACTCAAAGAAATGAATATTGAGGACAACACAATTTTGGTTTTTGCCTCTGATAATGGTAGTACTGGACAATACATGATGACCTATGACCGATTGGGTCTTGGTGCTCCCGACATGGGATCAAATGGCCCATTTCGAGGGGATCTAGGCGAGGCTACTGAAGGCGCTGTTCGGACTTTTTGCTTTATTCGCTGGCCTGGTCATATCGCCCCAAATACCACTTCATATTCCATGTTTTCGACCATGGACTTTATGCCAACCTTTGCCGCTATCTTAGGCGCTAAGCTACCAACAGATCGAGCCATTGATGGCGTTAATCAATTAGACATGCTTACTGGTAAGAGTAAAACAGGTAATCGCGAATCTTTAATTTCATTTATTGGCGCAGATTTAGTGGCAGTTCGCTGGAAGCAGTGGAGAATGTATTTTAGAGATATGAATCGTACAGGCACTGGACAGCAAATGCTTGGCGGTATAGCTGCTAACTCAGTTCCAATGTACTACCCAAAGATTTATAACATCGAAATGGATCCGCATGAAGATTTACAATTAGTAAATTACGAATCAATTTCAGTGAATGCTTTCAAATTAATTCAAGAGTATCTTGCCTCGGTTAAGAAGTTCCCCAATCCTCCGCCTGCTAATTTAACCAACTTTAGTCAGCGTTAA
- a CDS encoding adenylate/guanylate cyclase domain-containing protein, with translation MELKVGNVGSDEKLSYTVMGDGVNIASRLEGVNKDYGTTICVSHSLFKEAGERLWVRPIDLIQVKGRKGEFLIYELMGIRDGTQETTLSEYGQALCKKTEKAFFFYSHANYVEAAKAYDSIALEYDDELSRVMRDKALLKLKMGE, from the coding sequence GTGGAGCTCAAGGTTGGTAATGTCGGCTCGGATGAGAAGCTTAGTTATACCGTGATGGGGGATGGTGTCAATATTGCATCTCGCTTAGAGGGGGTAAATAAGGACTATGGAACCACTATATGCGTTAGCCATTCTTTATTCAAAGAGGCTGGCGAACGATTGTGGGTACGCCCAATTGATTTGATTCAGGTTAAAGGTAGAAAAGGTGAGTTCTTAATTTACGAATTGATGGGCATTCGTGATGGAACACAGGAAACAACCTTATCTGAGTATGGGCAAGCCTTGTGTAAAAAAACAGAAAAAGCTTTCTTTTTTTATAGTCACGCCAATTATGTTGAGGCTGCTAAAGCTTATGACTCCATCGCATTGGAATATGACGATGAACTTTCTAGGGTAATGAGGGATAAAGCTTTATTAAAGTTGAAAATGGGGGAGTAG
- a CDS encoding alpha/beta fold hydrolase, with translation MKNIYRNALLVAVLGPLALISAHSAPAIPPFYVGASKIKPEGKLGQIVKKEKVATEVPGAQAWRIAYISSDVNDIKTISTGLLVAPTGPAPKEGRPIVSWSHGTTGSAQNCGPSQQLNPAVDLNEYFLPNGNSWLDYGILSLTELIKEGYVVVATDYQGLGGGGKHQYVVGQTNGRDAINAIRAAGSVKELGTGKKALLYGWSQGGYSVLSAGGSKEYLAKSGTAYDGIDLVGVVALSPVNFSGVVQAAMNSNSNDSDKAMNELVAPLSSNIFMWGHVAALMQGTQAAYPEKIKLAEWFTPEGAKVFDELSTNKCFHVLSDSLSYSYGDNYKSLSRSTPLNTKAWVDALIAGGIPNVKPTAPVLMYRGTKDAVPKSQVDLYEAQTCKLGGNVQHVELDGATHFTSPVEAQKTFLPWIKDRFAGKALTNACLKK, from the coding sequence ATGAAAAATATCTATCGCAATGCATTGCTAGTCGCTGTCTTGGGCCCTCTTGCTCTTATATCTGCTCACTCAGCTCCAGCGATTCCGCCATTTTATGTAGGAGCTTCAAAAATAAAGCCTGAAGGAAAGCTCGGTCAGATAGTTAAGAAAGAGAAGGTGGCAACGGAAGTGCCTGGCGCGCAAGCTTGGAGAATTGCCTATATTTCTTCTGATGTAAATGACATTAAAACTATTTCCACAGGACTATTAGTTGCTCCAACCGGTCCAGCACCAAAAGAAGGGCGCCCCATCGTTTCGTGGTCACACGGCACTACTGGAAGCGCCCAAAACTGCGGCCCTTCACAGCAACTTAATCCAGCAGTCGACTTAAACGAGTATTTCCTGCCCAACGGAAACTCTTGGTTGGATTACGGAATTCTCTCTCTAACGGAATTGATTAAAGAGGGTTATGTGGTCGTCGCTACCGATTATCAGGGTCTTGGTGGTGGTGGTAAGCATCAGTATGTAGTTGGCCAAACCAATGGACGAGATGCCATTAATGCGATTCGTGCGGCTGGCTCTGTAAAAGAATTAGGCACAGGCAAGAAAGCATTGCTTTATGGATGGTCTCAGGGAGGCTATTCAGTGCTATCCGCTGGCGGTTCTAAAGAGTATTTAGCAAAAAGCGGCACTGCATATGATGGGATTGATCTTGTGGGCGTAGTGGCTCTGTCTCCCGTGAATTTTTCAGGAGTAGTGCAGGCTGCGATGAATAGTAATAGCAATGATTCTGATAAGGCAATGAATGAATTAGTTGCCCCCTTATCAAGCAATATATTCATGTGGGGCCATGTGGCTGCCTTGATGCAAGGTACTCAGGCAGCTTATCCAGAAAAGATAAAGTTAGCTGAGTGGTTTACCCCAGAGGGTGCAAAAGTATTTGATGAGCTTTCTACTAACAAATGTTTTCATGTCCTCAGCGACTCTTTATCGTATAGCTATGGTGACAATTACAAATCATTATCTAGATCTACGCCCCTTAACACTAAGGCATGGGTTGATGCATTGATTGCTGGCGGCATTCCCAACGTCAAGCCTACAGCACCAGTACTCATGTATCGCGGAACAAAGGATGCTGTTCCAAAGTCTCAGGTTGATCTCTACGAAGCACAAACCTGCAAGTTAGGTGGAAATGTTCAACATGTCGAGTTAGATGGAGCCACGCACTTTACCAGCCCAGTAGAGGCGCAAAAAACATTCTTACCTTGGATTAAAGATCGTTTTGCAGGAAAAGCGCTTACAAATGCTTGCCTGAAAAAATAA